One stretch of Plasmodium vivax chromosome 8, whole genome shotgun sequence DNA includes these proteins:
- a CDS encoding hypothetical protein, conserved (encoded by transcript PVX_094325A) — translation MGNQVASKVFYKNNDTKKNVAEIKHYEDEDKNKKRENGRFPPGGLSKGEKWQRADAQAEQGLPQTDAQAMQRLPQTDVQTISGEHLKNNEMEKIKQENFYMFDESLNSNDVKHPCHAQWFLFWVFASYLNEKFSDRERAYVHSFYSNFPEQCIKGKGKNCFLEFSKIYPVRAGTREELMTWLQMCENYCRQKADLPHWRFLCDFCETFAKFLCNFCETFAKFLCNFCETFVQFLIHVLCFDAHILLSHFAGTLYHIVCLFFFFFSLLFSYKKLLKRWRYDDDYI, via the exons ATGGGTAACCAAGTGGCATCGAAAgtgttttacaaaaataatgatacgaaaaaaaatgttgcggAGATTAAGCATTACGAAGATGAAGACAAAAacaagaaaagggaaaatggcCGCTTCCCGCCCGGCGGACtgtcaaaaggggagaagtggcaACGGGCTGATGCGCAGGCCGAGCAGGGGTTGCCACAGACGGATGCGCAGGCCATGCAGAGGCTGCCACAGACGGATGTACAAACTATCTCGGgagaacatttaaaaaataacgaaatggaaaaaataaagcaagaGAATTTTTACATGTTTGATGAAAGCTTAAATTCAAATGACGTTAAACATCCATGCCACGCGCAgtggtttttattttgggTATTCGCGTCCTACTTAAACGAAAAATTCTCGGACAGGGAGCGGGCATATGTTCATTCGTTTTATTCAAATTTCCCTGAGCAGTgtataaaaggaaaggggaaaaactgcTTCCTtgagttttccaaaatataCCCCGTCAG AGCGGGGACCAGGGAAGAACTCATGACGTGGTTGCAAATGTGCGAGAATTATTGCAGGCAAAAAGCTGACTTAcct CACTGGCGTTTTTTGTGCGATTTTTGTGAAACTTTTGCGAAatttttatgcaatttttgtgaaacttttgcgaaatttttatgcaatttttgtgaaacttttgtgcaatttttgaTTCATGTGTTGTGTTTCGACGCGCATATTCTGCTGTCACATTTTGCTGGCACGCTCTACCACATTgtatgcctcttttttttttttttttcccttttgtttagTTACAAGAAGTTGTTAAAAAGGTGGAGGTACGATGATGATTATATTTAG
- a CDS encoding RNA binding protein, putative (encoded by transcript PVX_094315A), which yields MSYKDDKRDSEERDHERDRERDRDRERDHDRDHDRDHDRDHDRDHDRDHDRDHDRDHDRDHDRDRDRDRDRDHDRDRDRDHDRDHKNDGTTLYVSNLSSKITTSRLQDIFEEYGTIEKCYVISNPITRESRNFGFVTFNNPDDANNAMIKANKMDIEGRIINVEIAKRNEPHDPTPGEYKGIQNMIKRNGMRYDFYGRRYDRAFDRRRYDTRRPYPYYRDHVQSFGYHRNNSYRHYDRYGRNAYDDHRHYDRRSIDDKYYKRNDYYKRNARSSDDERDYSRDDSRRKKRYERSRKSSSISNSERRHYRNNSSIERSPHHRRK from the exons atgagctaTAAAGATGATAAAAGGGACTCTGAAGAGCGCGACCATGAACGTGATCGAGAACGGGACCGCGATCGGGAACGCGACCACGACCGGGATCACGACCGAGACCATGATCGGGACCATGACAGGGATCATGACAGGGACCATGACAGGGACCATGACAGGGACCATGATCGAGACCACGATCGGGACCGCGACCGGGACCGCGACCGGGACCATGACCGGGACCGCGATCGGGACCACGACAGGGATCACAAGAACGATG GAACAACCCTGTACGTGTCAAACTTAAGCTCAAAAATAACGACGTCCAGGCTGCAAGACATTTTTGAAGAGTACGGGACGATAGAAAAGTGCTACGTCATCAGCAACCCGATCACCAG AGAATCCCGCAACTTCGGATTTGTCACGTTCAACAATCCCGATGACGCGAATAATGCCATGATCAAGGCCAACAAAATGGACATTGAAG GGCGTATCATCAACGTAGAAATAGCCAAGCGAAACGAGCCGCACGATCCAACCCCGGGAGAGTACAAGGGAATTCAAA ATATGATCAAAAGAAACGGAATGAGGTACGATTTTTATGGCAGAAGATACGACAGAGCATTTGACAGGAGAAGATACGACACAAGAAG ACCCTACCCATACTACCGAGACCACGTCCAAAGTTTCGGCTACCATCGCAACAACTCGTATAGACACTACGACAGATACGGAAGGAATGCATATGATGACCATCGACATTACGATCGAAGGTCCATAGACGATAAGTACTACAAGAGAAACGATTATTACAAAAGAAACGCCAGGAGCAGTGACGATGAAAGGGATTACTCCAGGGATGACAGTAGAAGAAAGAAACGATATGAACGAAGCAGAAAGTCGTCCAGTATTTCGAATAGCGAGAGGAGACACTACAGGAATAATTCCTCGATCGAAAG AAGCCCGCACCACAGAAGGAAGTGA
- a CDS encoding hypothetical protein, conserved (encoded by transcript PVX_094335A): protein MLGKFISETYNKVKSKADEVRLHVSVQAIKAKEVFGLVKPTTVEQLEVLLNYELQQIDTAEALIGTYKKWIYNLSQSEKCDCIRYYKSVNRGSEKRESATSSARSFTNSNEEQKDNTFQVKRRSEHTLSNSNITSACNSDIVDAYDSYCNSEDEPAKGGADLEEQHQSIAGMVTPVKLNDIFDAEPRRHVMLGSQEGLPHETTIAEKNKSNADESKGNTDESKGNTDESKGNTAQETAHSTSKCEPSQNANKEQPASYIYDDHYGYNFKEFFLKSNILEKSISLILEKRDIRLSLVGPIEKDDLENPRTTILTLFSHCLIGNQKLHKDILFIILTTDKLFDNHKELFLELLAVLKYDYLDVYLMNIRKIVSAEVLSLKSKIQMYDSKLINVSKLSSMDILSPRTSVSSIDFDKEELHSQQYATRQTGKRDLEVSSPPFSFESLDGQPLYTQEHSGAAQLSDHPHPLGVTNTTNPANQKNEENTFDTEGAWENDPPKTELSKEISKEISKELCKELGKKLSNELSKELHREDSPADEKEIIESNKMQQIKILASAKLIELHKMLQRILQVATENRQKRKVEIKVKLEELKKIMEVCKKDCEITLHDTEDSKVHIENVYVKELDLRTSSINQTQEQVDQMKRTIEELLKKKRDLYNEYNLICNEINIMNKQLSTVLSTLTAYKKELNQAEVEYLNKLSNTNKAKHMHQERKLYVSNLDNISDEILREYESSTYISTDELVSKTLKMKKPLNKVITNHLTYLKDKLCLLNALLKFYVHRVKFLLGQHPTEGGAAEGKATEGNTMGVMQSHSAKDTEGNTVGDVHNHSAKDMESNAMGGTHTHSEVYPERNPLGDEPNSLAPPNHQEQARKLKLIKYKKCYFKIIEQISKVWVAIQEFYDLNKENIDDAEGDCPADAVYQQINDLYNYSKRFIMQNGSLISSIS, encoded by the coding sequence ATGCTCGGCAAATTCATCTCCGAAACGTACAACAAAGTGAAGAGCAAAGCAGATGAAGTGAGACTGCACGTAAGCGTTCAGGCCATAAAGGCGAAGGAAGTTTTCGGGCTGGTCAAACCAACCACTGTGGAGCAACTGGAGGTTTTACTAAACTATGAGCTGCAACAAATAGACACAGCGGAAGCCCTAATAggaacatataaaaaatggatttaCAATTTATCTCAGTCGGAAAAATGTGACTGCATAAGGTACTATAAAAGTGTTAATCGGGGCAGCGAAAAGAGGGAGTCCGCAACATCCAGCGCCCGCTCCTTCACCAACAGCAACGAAGAACAGAAGGATAATACCTTCCaagtgaaaagaagaagcgaacATACCCTATCGAATAGCAACATCACGAGTGCTTGTAACAGTGATATCGTCGATGCGTATGACTCCTACTGCAATAGCGAGGATGAgcctgcaaaggggggggcagaTCTGGAGGAACAGCATCAGAGCATTGCAGGAATGGTAACTCCGGTTAAGTTAAACGACATCTTTGATGCGGAGCCGAGGCGTCACGTGATGCTAGGCAGCCAGGAGGGTCTGCCACATGAAACGACCATCGCGGAGAAGAATAAAAGCAACGCGGACGAGAGTAAAGGCAACACGGACGAGAGTAAAGGCAACACGGACGAGAGTAAAGGCAACACCGCCCAGGAAACCGCCCACTCCACGAGCAAGTGCGAACCCAGCCAGAACGCAAACAAAGAACAGCCAGCCAGCTACATCTATGATGATCACTACGGAtacaattttaaagaattctTTCTAAAGAGCAACATTCTGGAAAAGTCAATAAGCctaattttagaaaaaagaGATATCAGATTATCGCTAGTTGGACCCATAGAAAAAGACGATCTAGAAAACCCTAGAACGACTATTCTAACCCTGTTCAGTCACTGCCTAATTGGAAATCAAAAGCTCCACAAAGATATCCTCTTCATAATCTTAACAACGGATAAGCTGTTTGACAATCacaaagaattatttttagaaCTACTAGCTGTTCTAAAGTATGACTACTTAGATGTGTATTTGATGAACATCAGGAAAATCGTATCAGCTGAGGTTCTTTCCCTAAAGAGTAAAATACAAATGTACGATTCGAAGCTCATCAACGTTAGTAAGCTCTCCTCCATGGACATCCTCAGCCCGAGGACCAGCGTCTCCTCCATCGATTTCGACAAGGAGGAGCTGCACTCCCAGCAGTATGCAACGCGTCAAACGGGGAAGAGAGATCTCGAGgtgtcttcccccccattcaGCTTCGAAAGTTTGGACGGCCAACCGCTTTACACACAGGAGCACAGCGGCGCTGCCCAGTTGTCAGACCATCCGCACCCACTCGGGGTGACCAACACAACAAATCCAGCTAACCAGAAGAATGAGGAAAATACATTCGATACGGAAGGCGCGTGGGAAAATGACCCCCCCAAAACGGAACTCAGCAAAGAAATCAGCAAAGAAATCAGCAAAGAACTCTGCAAAGAACTCGGCAAAAAACTCAGTAACGAACTCAGCAAAGAACTCCACAGAGAGGACTCCCCCGCagacgaaaaggaaattatagAATCGAACAAAATgcagcaaataaaaatactcGCCTCAGCAAAACTGATAGAGTTACACAAAATGCTACAAAGGATCCTCCAAGTGGCCACGGAAAATAGACAAAAGAGGAAAGTAGAAATCAAAGTGAAGTTAGAAGAGCTGAAGAAAATCATGGAGGTCTGCAAAAAGGATTGCGAAATAACTCTACATGATACGGAAGATTCAAAAGTACACATAGAAAATGTCTACGTAAAGGAACTGGACCTAAGAACGAGCAGCATTAACCAAACACAAGAACAAGTAGACCAGATGAAAAGAACCATAGAAGAgctattaaaaaagaaaagggaccTCTACAATGAGTATAACCTTATATGCAATGAAATAAACATAATGAACAAACAACTCTCCACTGTCCTATCCACCCTGACAGcttataaaaaggaattaaatCAAGCCGAAGTggaatatttaaataaactCTCAAATACAAATAAAGCCAAACATATGCACCAGGAGAGGAAATTATACGTATCAAATTTGGATAACATCTCGGATGAAATTTTAAGAGAATATGAAAGTTCGACCTACATAAGTACAGACGAGTTGGTTTCCAAAACGctgaaaatgaagaagccgCTAAACAAAGTTATTACTAACCATTTGACCTATCTGAAGGATAAACTGTGCTTGCTAAATGCATtgctaaaattttatgtgcaCCGGGTGAAGTTCCTCCTGGGGCAGCACCCCActgaggggggggcagcggaGGGGAAAGCCACGGAAGGCAACACCATGGGGGTTATGCAGAGCCACTCCGCGAAAGACACGGAAGGCAACACCGTGGGGGATGTGCACAACCACTCCGCGAAAGATATGGAAAGCAACGCAATGGGGGGAACGCACACCCACTCAGAGGTATATCCGGAACGCAACCCCCTGGGAGACGAACCCAACTCCCTCGCCCCCCCAAACCATCAAGAGCAGGCCAGAAAACTAAAACTCATcaagtataaaaaatgctACTTCAAAATTATCGAGCAGATAAGCAAAGTCTGGGTAGCCATACAAGAATTTTACGACCTCAATAAAGAGAACATAGACGATGCTGAAGGGGACTGCCCCGCCGATGCCGTATACCAGCAGATTAACGATCTGTACAATTACAGCAAGCGGTTTATCATGCAGAATGGCTCCCTCATTTCGTCAATTTCGTGA
- a CDS encoding hypothetical protein, conserved (encoded by transcript PVX_094330A; Apicoplast targeted protein. Curated by Stuart Ralph, Walter and Eliza Hall Institute of Medical Research, Australia.), with product MLLVNASARLRYAVNLTLFFFFTKIVICILCKHNSTLRSSNIFRHKSKKVFQIDPSRAEKKIPKCVTFIHFNSPYKKIDTREKEYKLNDDLRNIILLFGRIAEPYYPKTAEQFNFYKEPYSKYIHTGENPSHTKWKHVFKDHQTINKNIFHEKICQLKFKWPINQDENIAENNFYNLVIEKCLNNINIVKNNIHQLKLLLSRAIESKKEPAGRGGKQATPAEEQRRLFLHSLYDELEKEFFSENEEASQREERWNARQQGDPLERDRRRRQILEKLENFHLSDIFKQHNRSYTRLLVNEIFNKEYPSKKTTDLFLHLLFQTNVEEFSYEQFLTCLNRLGKKIELFTCNYNSNIHFDHFFFLMKNEFKKNSILLKKKKAAPPKIAKAKREYSNDPSKSLTAQRNKTRLIQHRHNSVGENAKKKRKQNSLIIQHDAIGNQFNGTQGNVKNEDHLHQIDGLDTRQANFIIPPTLDTEENAKEGKKMHTDGMRTGSQTVGTNLKSTVIRLFNYIVDSIKKMASNG from the coding sequence ATGCTTTTAGTAAACGCAAGTGCCAGGCTCAGATATGCTGTGAATCTCACCctattctttttctttacaaaaataGTAATTTGCATTTTATGTAAACATAACAGTACCCTACGCAGTAGCAACATTTTCCGCCACAAGAGCAAAAAAGTATTCCAAATAGACCCCTCCCGagctgagaaaaaaattcccaagTGTGTAACCTTCATCCATTTTAACAGTCCATACAAAAAGATAGACACCAGAGAAAAGGAATATAAACTGAATGACGACTTGAGGAACATCATCCTCCTGTTTGGGAGAATTGCAGAGCCGTATTACCCCAAGACAGCTGAacagtttaatttttacaaagaaCCGTATAGCAAATATATCCACACGGGTGAAAATCCAAGtcacacaaaatggaaacacGTTTTTAAGGACCATCAaacaattaataaaaatattttccatgaaaaaatttgccaACTGAAATTTAAATGGCCAATTAACCAAGATGAAAATATTGCAGAAAATAACTTCTACAATTTAGTTATAGAAAAATGCCTGAACAACATCaacattgtaaaaaataatatccaCCAGTTGAAGCTCCTTCTCAGCAGAGCTATAGAAAGTAAGAAGGAACCTGCGGGGAGGGGCGGCAAGCAGGCCACACCCGCCGAGGAACAACGGAGACTCTTCCTCCACAGTTTGTACGACGAACTGGAAAAGGAATTCTTCAgcgaaaatgaggaggcTTCGCAGCGGGAAGAGCGGTGGAATGCGCGGCAACAGGGGGACCCCCTCGAAAGAGACAGGCGCAGGAGGCAAATCctggaaaaattggaaaactTCCACCTGAGCGACATCTTTAAGCAACACAACAGGTCCTACACAAGACTGCTCGTAaacgaaatttttaacaaagaaTATCCTTCCAAAAAGACGACGGATTTATTCCTTCATTTGCTTTTCCAAACAAATGTAGAAGAATTTTCGTATGAACAATTTCTAACCTGCCTGAACAGGCTAGGCAAAAAAATCGAGCTCTTCACCTGCAACTACAATTCCAACATTCACTTTGATCACTTCTTCTTTCtcatgaaaaatgaatttaaaaaaaactccattctcctgaagaagaaaaaagcggCTCCtccaaaaattgcaaaagcgaaaagggagTACAGTAACGACCCAAGTAAAAGCCTAACTGCGCAAAGAAACAAAACGAGACTCATCCAACACAGACATAACAGTGTAGgggaaaatgcgaaaaaaaaaaggaaacaaaattCGCTCATCATACAGCATGATGCCATCGGCAACCAGTTTAATGGCACACAGGGGAatgtcaaaaatgaagaccaTTTGCACCAAATAGATGGTCTGGATACGCGGCAggcaaattttataattcctCCCACCTTGGACACCgaagaaaatgcaaaggaaggtaaaaaaatgcacaccgATGGTATGCGGACCGGTTCCCAAACTGTGGGCACCAACCTCAAGAGCACAGTTATTCGGCTATTTAACTACATCGTCgatagcataaaaaaaatggcttcTAATGGGTGA